One window from the genome of Clarias gariepinus isolate MV-2021 ecotype Netherlands chromosome 15, CGAR_prim_01v2, whole genome shotgun sequence encodes:
- the dph5 gene encoding diphthine methyl ester synthase, with product MFYFIGLGLGDAKDITVKGLEIIKRCSRVYLEAYTSILTVGKDALEEYYGRELILADRDMVEQEADEILKGADVSDVAFLVVGDPFGATTHSDLVLRAVNAGIKYRVIHNASILNAVGCCGLQLYNFGETVSIVFWTDSWKPESFYDKIKRNRDMGMHTLCLLDIKVKEQSMENLMRGRKVYEPPRFMTVARAAEQLLEVVQNRREREEEPAITEDTVCVGLARVGADDQAIRVGSLREMAESDLGAPLHSMIITGLLHPLEVDMLKLFSSSDGLSGLKMTDSSTYVS from the exons atgttttatttcatcGGTCTTGGTCTTGGTGACGCTAAAGACATCACGGTGAAGGGACTGGAAATAATTAAGCGATGCAGCCGTGTTTATCTGGAAGCCTACACATCCATACTGACTGTGGGGAAGGACGCGTTG GAGGAGTATTATGGGCGTGAGCTGATTTTGGCAGACAGAGACATGGTGGAACAGGAAGCAGATGAGATCCTCAAGGGTGCTGATGTTAGTGACGTGGCCTTCCTGGTGGTGGGAGATCCATTtgg AGCCACAACACATAGTGACCTGGTCCTGAGAGCAGTGAATGCTGGGATAAAGTACAGAGTCATCCATAACGCCTCCATCCTGAATGcagtgggctgctgtgggctgCAG TTGTACAATTTTGGTGAGACTGTGTCCATCGTGTTTTGGACAGACAGCTGGAAACCAGAGAGCTTCTACGATAAGATCAAGAGGAACAGGGACATGGGCATGCACACGCTCTGCCTTTTGG ATATTAAAGTGAAGGAGCAGTCCATGGAGAACCTCATGAG GGGTCGTAAGGTTTATGAGCCGCCTAGGTTCATGACAGTGGCCCGGGCGGCCGAGCAGCTGCTGGAGGTGGTCCAGAACCGCAGAGAACGAGAAGAGGAACCAG CTATCACTGAGGACACAGTGTGCGTGGGACTGGCGCGGGTGGGTGCAGATGACCAGGCCATTCGAGTCGGATCTCTGCGCGAGATGGCGGAGTCTGATTTGGGAGCGCCACTGCACTCCATGATCATCACGGGCCTCCTGCACCCACTCGAGGTGGACATGCTAAAGCTCTTCAGCAGCTCTGACGGTCTCAGTGGCCTGAAGATGACAGATAGCTCCACTTACGTCTCCTGA